One genomic segment of Huiozyma naganishii CBS 8797 chromosome 8, complete genome includes these proteins:
- the KNAG0H00105 gene encoding uncharacterized protein — MHYHSTGELLLLFASLLKIVAALTVTEDTTLTGDQTFSEAVTIEDGATLTLKEGSVYKFENDLSVHGGLVLDNRNVDGTVSFNRESSLNVTGSFELAVSNDVDMFFTSFYNSGSIYVKGSAVVQPAVTFEGLEVFINDGTIDAGSLDEGPAHSAIAFGDAFDPKKTPFINNGKVVVSGTEKFIEGNVVYLLAGNAVKFLSPPSEGTGSVEVTNSYIGLNARNNPGGPEIQLKDSALYLPANFSTSISVLGLKGSIVAFSLTPTSLLPDMKTTLQDGKLPIGFPDAVATIADIDGTIVPCGIKQDLFTLRATESIYNTNPGISFTDSFPSIPDPVTTTTVVGEGHTVTQTTSYYTEAAGGTCEMKTTVYPTASTLSTRYSAAPSAN; from the coding sequence ATGCACTACCACAGCACAGGGGAACTGCTTCTTTTATTTGCGTCGCTTCTGAAAATTGTCGCAGCACTTACCGTGACCGAGGACACGACCCTTACTGGGGACCAAACCTTTAGCGAGGCCGTAACCATCGAGGACGGCGCCACCTTAACGCTGAAAGAAGGTTCTGTTTACAAGTTTGAGAACGACCTGAGCGTTCATGGCGGTCTTGTCTTAGACAATCGCAATGTTGACGGCACTGTCTCTTTCAACAGGGAGAGTTCCCTAAACGTTACTGGGTCCTTCGAATTGGCCGTTTCAAACGATGTTGATATGTTCTTCACTAGCTTCTATAACTCCGGATCAATTTACGTCAAAGGTTCCGCAGTGGTTCAGCCCGCCGTCACTTTCGAAGGTTTGGAAGTTTTTATCAACGATGGTACTATCGACGCAGGGAGTCTTGACGAAGGACCTGCACATTCAGCTATTGCTTTTGGTGACGCTTTTgacccaaaaaaaacaccATTCATCAACAATGGGAAGGTGGTCGTAAGTGGGACAGAAAAATTCATCGAAGGCAACGTTGTTTACTTGCTTGCAGGGAACGCGGTTAAGTTTTTATCGCCCCCGTCGGAGGGGACTGGAAGTGTGGAGGTGACCAACTCATATATTGGTCTAAATGCTAGAAACAATCCCGGCGGCCCTGAAatccagttgaaggactcaGCACTATACTTGCCCGCCAATTTCTCCACAAGCATCAGTGTTCTCGGACTCAAGGGTTCGATAGTCGCGTTTTCTCTGACGCCCACCAGTTTACTCCCAGATATGAAGACGACTTTACAAGATGGAAAGCTGCCAATTGGGTTCCCAGATGCCGTGGCTACTATTGCTGACATTGACGGAACTATTGTTCCATGCGGAATAAAGCAGGACCTCTTCACTTTGCGGGCCACAGAAAGCATTTACAATACCAACCCAGGCATATCATTCACAGACTCTTTTCCCTCCATCCCAGACCCAGTCACCACAACGACCGTGGTGGGGGAGGGACACACAGTGACGCAGACAACCTCTTACTACACCGAAGCTGCCGGAGGAACATGCGAGATGAAAACCACTGTCTATCCAACTGCCAGCACTCTGTCAACGAGATACTCTGCTGCGCCCTCAGCTAATTAG
- the KNAG0H00150 gene encoding uncharacterized protein (similar to Saccharomyces cerevisiae YKL023W; ancestral locus Anc_2.666), with translation MEDSELVEFLLQDVYPASTLVREEVTAVNSAAAAPVETPNVATVTADSGLRNETADDMDLMEGLDDLILNDSDAKQGDKKKKRGDRKQKSDANDTNKKLSKSERKKQSNEVAKEQSKMSEKPSHNQNSHPGEPDSYIEVAQSGRHDLNFHGAKKVIVNIQVLNEGNEIETTTLYDIKNVESLSLDVTVNEKDPVSPDQSKSNGKPKAQSRRKKKKNSVLPKPATDDHDAVAENKPPAPENNKRSTKKKKQAKLEEKTSLEDIDDKVHDEGIMQSAADDSQVNGKKLFEKSKAKRRKNKSKAKGNIVDGTPSDIPTQFERTSVEF, from the coding sequence ATGGAGGATAGCGAGCTGGTGGAATTTCTGCTTCAGGATGTGTACCCTGCGAGCACTTTGGTTCGGGAAGAGGTAACAGCGGTGAACTCAGCCGCGGCAGCTCCCGTGGAGACTCCCAATGTGGCAACGGTAACGGCGGACTCTGGGCTCAGGAACGAAACGGCCGATGATATGGATCTTATGGAGGGTCTAGATGATTTAATTTTGAATGATAGTGACGCCAAACAAGGTGataagaaaaagaaaagaggtGATAGGAAGCAGAAGAGTGATGCCAATGACACCAATAAAAAATTATCGAAGAGTGAGAGGAAAAAACAATCAAACGAAGTCGCTAAGGAACAGTCCAAGATGAGCGAGAAACCCTCGCACAACCAAAATTCGCATCCAGGAGAGCCGGATTCGTACATTGAGGTTGCCCAATCCGGAAGACATGACTTGAACTTCCATGGCGCGAAGAAAGTAATCGTTAATATTCAGGTTCTCAACGAGGGAAATGAAATCGAAACAACCACCCTCTATGATATTAAAAATGTGGAAAGTCTCTCACTAGATGTTACAGTGAATGAAAAGGACCCTGTTTCCCCAGATCAATCTAAGAGTAACGGGAAACCGAAAGCACAAAgtagaagaaagaagaagaagaattcGGTCCTCCCTAAACCCGCGACAGATGACCACGATGCAGTTGCAGAGAATAAGCCGCCAGCACCGGAGAACAACAAACGTTCcacgaaaaaaaagaagcaagcaaaacttgaagagaaaACCTCGTTGGAAGATATAGACGATAAAGTCCATGACGAGGGAATTATGCAGAGCGCAGCGGATGATAGCCAAGtgaatggaaaaaaattgttcGAAAAGAGCAAGGCAAAGAGGCGTAAGAACAAATCGAAGGCAAAGGGGAATATCGTTGATGGCACACCATCTGATATTCCAACACAATTTGAACGTACCTCTGTTGAATTTTGA
- the KNAG0H00100 gene encoding uncharacterized protein, producing MFFTLANSYPGYDWKVGYTLTQRFVFGIYGSWFGIMVRIMVSIVNYASAAWLGGLAVNMILDSWSQHYLHLPNTLTRHVAMATKEPIEYILFNVICVFSYLWKPHQINKIMIFSCIASCFAMVGMVIYLCRENGGVGEFFVSTKLTVTGSTKRWAWVYMISYWFCSVSPTSTNQSDFSHFGSSQTAIWLGTICALLIPASVIPIFGIIGASTCKDLYGTAFWMPTDIFDYWLKNGYSAGALAAAFFCGVSFSLAQLSFTISNAGFASGMDLAGVLPRYIDIKRGAIFTALASVALQPWNFYNSSSTFMIVMGSFGIVTTPIIAVLICNNLVMRKRRYAVSQGFVLRGEYYYTKGVNWRAMAAWVCGMAPGLPGIAWQVNNNYFHNAGIVNFFYGDSFFSFLISFFLYWVLCLVFSLETNILHDDKDYFDCFTDEEASKEGNGTVQSVRAANGGGPWCAVGW from the coding sequence ATGTTCTTCACTCTTGCGAATTCGTACCCGGGCTACGACTGGAAGGTCGGGTACACGCTGACACAGAGATTTGTCTTTGGCATCTACGGCTCGTGGTTTGGAATTATGGTCAGGATCATGGTGAGCATTGTGAACTACGCGTCTGCAGCATGGCTGGGCGGGCTCGCCGTCAACATGATTCTCGATTCCTGGTCCCAGCACTATCTGCACTTGCCGAACACCCTGACCCGCCATGTGGCGATGGCAACCAAGGAACCAATCGAATACATCCTTTTCAACGTCATCTGCGTCTTCTCCTACCTGTGGAAACCGCACCagatcaacaagatcaTGATTTTCTCGTGCATTGCCAGCTGCTTCGCCATGGTCGGCATGGTTATCTATCTGTGCCGCGAAAACGGCGGGGTTGGCGAGTTCTTCGTCTCCACAAAGTTGACTGTCACGGGGTCCACGAAGAGATGGGCCTGGGTGTACATGATCTCGTACTGGTTTTGCTCGGTTTCGCCCACCTCGACGAACCAGAGCGACTTCTCGCATTTCGGCAGCTCCCAAACGGCCATCTGGCTGGGCACCATCTGTGCGCTGCTGATCCCAGCCTCCGTAATCCCAATCTTTGGGATCATCGGTGCTTCCACCTGCAAGGACCTGTACGGCACTGCGTTCTGGATGCCAACGGACATCTTCGACTACTGGCTAAAGAACGGCTACTCCGCGGGGGCCCTGGCAGCGGCATTCTTCTGCGGTGTCTCGTTCAGCCTGGCCCAGCTCTCCTTTACGATCTCCAACGCAGGTTTTGCCAGCGGCATGGACTTGGCTGGTGTTCTGCCGAGATACATTGACATCAAGAGGGGCGCTATTTTCACCGCCCTGGCCTCGGTGGCCTTGCAGCCGTGGAATTTCTACAACTCGTCCTCCACGTTCATGATTGTGATGGGCTCGTTCGGTATTGTCACGACACCGATCATTGCGGTTCTCATCTGCAACAATCTGGTAATGAGAAAGAGACGGTACGCTGTGTCGCAGGGGTTTGTCTTGAGGGGTGAGTACTATTACACTAAGGGTGTCAATTGGAGAGCGATGGCCGCCTGGGTGTGCGGGATGGCCCCGGGGCTGCCAGGCATTGCTTGGCAggtcaacaacaactactTCCACAATGCGGGTATCGTGAACTTTTTCTATGGCGATTCGTTCTTTTCGTTTctgatctctttcttcctgtACTGGGTGCTTTGTTTGGTGTTTTCTCTCGAAACCAACATTTTGCATGACGACAAGGACTATTTCGACTGCTTTACCGACGAGGAGGCCAGTAAGGAAGGGAATGGTACCGTACAGTCAGTTAGGGCCGCAAATGGTGGCGGACCATGGTGTGCAGTGGGATGGTAA
- the KNAG0H00140 gene encoding bifunctional uridylate/adenylate kinase (similar to Saccharomyces cerevisiae URA6 (YKL024C); ancestral locus Anc_2.667): MTAPLRGIYTARVLLQQSSRKTTFHTEKFSKQTVDESDPKKKDREPKKRLNRNSVSGKQVAVVGLLALGTTILSLLYSKSKPVEFLEEDPTPAEMTETAGRPIFTPEEVSVIFVLGGPGAGKGTQCDNLVRDYHFVHLSAGDLLRAEQNRPDSEYGKLIKHYITEGLIVPQEITVKLLENAIRDNFKEGRTKFLVDGFPRKMDQAITFEDVIVPSKFVLFFDCPEEVMEKRLLERGKTSGRADDNIESIKKRFKTFVETSMPVIEYFEEQNKVIKIKCDKSVEEVYNDVQQQLKGKI, from the coding sequence ATGACCGCGCCGCTGAGAGGTATCTACACCGCGCGCGTTCTTTTGCAACAAAGCTCAAGGAAAACGACGTTCCatactgaaaaattttctaaACAGACGGTGGACGAGAGTGAtccgaagaagaaggacaggGAGCCCAAGAAACGGTTAAACAGGAATTCTGTATCTGGTAAGCAAGTGGCGGTCGTTGGTTTACTTGCACTCGGCACCACAATCCTGTCACTTTTGTATTCGAAGTCCAAGCCAGTTGAGTTTTTAGAAGAAGATCCAACACCCGCAGAGATGACTGAAACCGCTGGGAGACCGATCTTCACTCCAGAGGAGGTATCTGTTATTTTCGTCCTTGGTGGACCTGGTGCAGGGAAGGGCACTCAATGTGACAATCTGGTGCGCGACTACCATTTTGTGCACCTATCTGCTGGTGATCTGTTGCGTGCGGAGCAGAACAGACCGGATTCCGAGTACGGAAAGTTAATTAAACATTACATCACGGAGGGGTTGATTGTCCCCCAGGAGATTACCGTGAAATTGTTGGAGAATGCCATCCGTGACAACTTCAAGGAGGGCAGAACGAAGTTCTTGGTGGACGGGTTCCCAAGGAAGATGGACCAGGCAATCACTTTTGAAGACGTGATTGTCCCAAGTAAATTCGTTCTATTTTTTGATTGTCCAGAAGAGGTGATGGAAAAGAGACTACTGGAACGTGGCAAGACGAGCGGGAGGGCTGACGACAACATCGAGTCCATCAAGAAAAGATTCAAGACTTTTGTTGAGACAAGCATGCCCGTAATTGAGTATTTCGAAGAGCAAAACAAAGTGATCAAGATCAAATGTGACAAATCTGTCGAAGAAGTCTACAACGATGTTCAGCAACAGCTCAAAGGTAAAATTTAA
- the KNAG0H00110 gene encoding uncharacterized protein: protein MLGNFKIVLLAIASLLPTVLAQAVSNGMIVTDNTTLSGDRVFSGTVTIEKGATLTLTDGRFMFKKDLNVYGNLVVYSNNCGNSLFDATASSVNITGTAELYSPNTLFLYFKTFLSSGHLYLRSIKGAQTAYLSQDSQSFRNERTITVEGTDKTSAVGFAILNTNDAPFVNNGLITANSETPLFNATTVDTDSKNTITIMGRFQGSGTIEAINGVLSLYNMNISDTQNVVLKDSAVYASSYGDSNVTVHGLNSSIVLFDYASGSALHATVQSGTVIAEIEDTTFRLMDLDSLISPCNLLQKNITFIDSGVSSLYPALLFNGSFSPIPQLKTTTEVLNGTLTIEYVTSYSRNEENGTCGVGSTVXXSTTLSTSISANPSTHRSSSASSSASHSSRSSAVSSSVASSRLHSSSGSASTTPSSHRSAASSSSESGHRSMHPGYSNSTVSATSSVKTTTSMQETQTEHPIEKSRTGTDVPKSTTVIEHSTDKSRTGGLVMSTAGTEKPTESSQTGALFKTTTETTLEYAKVTSTVVVCDYITSNANGELVATRTTFPVGSTPAHMGGELHTTTIVSTCTADCGILTNNSTYSSQHLGGGANAAEQSAHPNGSGKTRIAETNDQQNTGISHVTTTTTTTRASNSLTTLQVMSVEPSVTPKTATMAGVSVYGSSGSVFRPSLSWTAVLAIMLLGTV, encoded by the coding sequence ATGCTCggaaacttcaaaatagtGTTACTGGCAATTGCCTCTCTGTTACCCACAGTTCTCGCCCAGGCAGTAAGCAATGGGATGATTGTGACTGATAACACTACGTTAAGCGGAGATCGTGTATTCAGCGGTACCGTCACGATTGAGAAGGGTGCCACGTTAACCCTGACTGACGGACGTTTTATGTTCAAAAAAGACTTGAACGTCTACGGTAATCTGGTCGTTTATTCGAACAATTGCGGTAATTCACTATTTGATGCTACTGCCTCATCAGTCAACATTACCGGTACAGCAGAGCTCTATTCTCCCAACACcctctttttatatttcAAAACCTTTCTTAGCTCAGGGCACCTATACCTAAGGAGTATAAAAGGTGCGCAGACTGCTTACCTGAGCCAGGATTCACAAAGTTTCAGGAATGAGCGCACAATAACCGTTGAAGGCACTGATAAAACCTCAGCAGTGGGGTTTGCTATATTAAATACAAACGACGCTCCATTTGTGAACAATGGGCTAATAACTGCAAATAGTGAAACCCCGCTATTTAATGCGACGACAGTGGATACTGACAGCAAAAATACGATTACTATCATGGGACGATTTCAAGGATCTGGAACAATAGAAGCAATAAATGGAGTTTTATCCCTCTATAACATGAATATTTCGGATACTCAAAATGTCGTCTTGAAAGACTCGGCTGTATACGCATCTTCTTACGGGGATTCCAATGTTACTGTGCATGGACTAAACAGTTCGATAGTTCTTTTTGATTACGCTTCAGGTTCAGCTTTGCATGCAACTGTACAAAGTGGAACAGTGATTGCTGAGATTGAGGACACAACCTTTAGGTTAATGGATCTGGATAGTTTGATTTCACCATGCAACTtactacaaaaaaatatcacaTTTATTGATTCAGGAGTATCATCTTTATACCCTGCATTACTGTTCAACGGTTCGTTCTCCCCTATCCCACAACTGAAAACGACAACAGAAGTCCTGAATGGTACACTAACAATAGAATACGTCACCTCTTATTCCAGAAACGAAGAGAACGGAACCTGCGGGGTTGGGAGCACTGTGTNNNAGTCGACGACATTGTCGACTTCTATTAGTGCAAATCCATCAACCCACCGCTCCTCCAGTGCGAGTTCTTCTGCATCTCATTCATCCCGCAGTTCGGCAGTAAGCAGCAGTGTTGCATCGTCGAGACTCCACTCGTCCAGTGGGAGTGCGTCAACTACTCCTTCGTCACACCGCTCTGCTGCAAGCAGTTCCAGTGAGTCCGGACACAGATCGATGCATCCCGGATACAGTAACAGCACTGTTTCGGCGACATCGTCAGTTAAAACCACCACTTCCATGCAGGAAACACAAACGGAACACCCCATTGAGAAGtcaagaacaggaacagaCGTGCCCAAGTCGACAACGGTAATTGAACACTCCACGGACAAATCGAGGACAGGTGGTCTGGTCATGTCAACAGCAGGAACAGAGAAACCAACCGAAAGCTCGCAAACAGGCGCACTGTTCAAGACGACAACGGAAACCACACTCGAGTACGCCAAAGTGACATCTACTGTGGTTGTTTGTGACTACATCACCAGCAATGCCAACGGCGAACTTGTTGCCACGCGCACAACGTTCCCTGTCGGTTCTACCCCAGCACACATGGGTGGAGAGTTACACACAACTACCATTGTTTCTACATGTACAGCGGACTGTGGAATCCTGACAAATAACTCAACCTATAGCAGTCAACATttgggtggtggtgccaATGCTGCGGAACAGTCGGCTCATCCAAATGGAAGTGGGAAAACAAGAATCGCAGAAACAAACGACCAGCAAAACACGGGTATTTCTCACGTCACAACgacaactacaactactaGAGCGTCAAATTCTCTGACAACATTACAAGTCATGTCTGTTGAACCCAGTGTCACACCCAAGACTGCTACAATGGCGGGAGTTTCGGTCTATGGCAGCAGTGGATCTGTCTTCAGGCCTAGTCTATCTTGGACTGCTGTGCTTGCCATTATGTTACTGGGTACCGTGTGA
- the NRE1 gene encoding sepiapterin reductase family protein (similar to Saccharomyces cerevisiae YIR035C; ancestral locus Anc_2.668), giving the protein MPGKSIIVTGVSKGIGKSIVDRIFSLDKEAKVYGIARSEAPLKELQATYAGRFQYVVGDVTDNAKVTELVELAVKDSGKLDSLVANAGVLDPVQDVHNIDVNGWKKLYDINFFSIVSLVGIAVPHLEKTQGNVIFVSSDASDTYFSNWGAYGSSKAALNHFAMTVAKEAKGVKCLAVAPGIVDTSMQVNIRENAGKNMSKEHHEMFKSLKADNKLLTSEIPANVYSQLALKGIPEGINGSYISFDAPALKEYQF; this is encoded by the coding sequence ATGCCAGGTAAATCCATCATTGTCACAGGTGTCTCGAAGGGTATCGGGAAGTCCATCGTAGACAGAATCTTTTCCCTAGACAAAGAAGCCAAGGTGTACGGTATTGCCAGATCCGAGGCCCCATTGAAGGAATTGCAGGCCACCTACGCCGGCAGATTCCAGTACGTGGTCGGCGATGTCACTGACAACGCCAAAGTTACCGAATTGGTGGAATTGGCAGTGAAAGATTCTGGGAAACTGGACTCTCTAGTTGCCAACGCTGGTGTGCTAGACCCAGTCCAGGATGTGCACAACATTGACGTCAATGGGTggaagaaactgtacgacatcaacttcttctccattGTCTCGTTGGTCGGGATCGCTGTTCCTCACTTGGAAAAGACCCAGGGTAACGTCATATTCGTCTCCTCAGACGCCTCCGACACATACTTCTCTAACTGGGGGGCCTACGGTTCCTCAAAGGCAGCTTTGAACCATTTCGCTATGACTGTCGCCAAGGAGGCCAAGGGTGTCAAGTGTCTAGCTGTGGCCCCAGGGATCGTCGACACCTCCATGCAAGTCAACATCAGAGAGAATGCCGGTAAGAACATGTCCAAGGAACACCACGAAATGTTCAAGAGCTTAAAGGCAGACAACAAGCTGTTGACAAGTGAAATCCCAGCCAACGTTTACTCGCAACTTGCCTTGAAGGGGATCCCAGAAGGTATCAACGGTTCCTACATCAGTTTTGATGCGCctgctttgaaagagtACCAGTTCTAG
- the PAN3 gene encoding PAN-complex poly(A)-binding subunit PAN3 (similar to Saccharomyces cerevisiae PAN3 (YKL025C); ancestral locus Anc_2.669), with product MPVIDKINADWARDVPCRNVIIYGFCKKQKEGCPFKHDGDTDETANGNRAVMGDSPPPKKTVIATTSLDAKMDSSPTSASRPSITIPPRNSTPVSAKFNAKASASFKPMSNGGSNRSINGGPQQVFGDNVSSQPQPQTQQHQPQPQAPFTPNFDAYKADFFTPLPHSTQPLSNTNILESDIGITHGMSSQLNNMSFTPTISAQSMTGGISESPIIMPPPLGDPEVTKLNFPSIYPPPHSILQYHLYAPEAPPQLKLPLKPNERKPEDLFIPNDLREDLVKRNLASLQIFPAGGSLPVIVQDYFGLVPLDFHEKKGETDRYSGHVNSLFKVFSNVDGKLYVLRRIHDISISDPSTITKTFQNWSKLQSSNVVQLRDLFTTTKFGDTSLCLVYDYYPNAVSLYETHFIRFPFLPITQDYLWSYLVQLISAMKSAHEVGLVLNKCLNWEKVIVTGNPGMIKVSGVGASDVANHENHEDMHTERNKDFEQLGNLLIRLSSCINNGTEGNLQTIDSLPVDDKFKKVLTYLKDTANQNKNISDLSSLFIDKIFTVFDSMKTYAEYTEKILARELENARLFRLMCKMNCIFGRTESRIDINWSESGEKFPIILFYDFVFHQMDESGKAIVDLTHILRCLNKLDAGAQEKIMLATSDNMNCIIISYKELKDLIDSTFRSMT from the coding sequence ATGCCCGTTATCGATAAAATCAATGCAGATTGGGCTAGAGACGTTCCCTGTAGGAATGTGATCATATATGGATTTTGTAAGAAGCAGAAGGAAGGTTGTCCCTTCAAACATGATGGCGATACAGATGAGACTGCCAATGGGAACCGTGCCGTGATGGGAGATTCTCCACCACCCAAGAAAACTGTCATTGCTACAACTTCCCTCGATGCAAAAATGGATTCCTCGCCAACCTCGGCATCACGGCCATCCATCACCATCCCACCAAGAAACAGTACCCCTGTCTCTGCTAAATTCAATGCCAAGGCTTCAGCCAGTTTTAAGCCAATGTCCAATGGAGGCAGTAACAGGTCCATCAACGGAGGTCCACAGCAGGTGTTTGGTGATAATGTTTCATCACAACCCCAGCCGCAGACTCAGCAACACCAACCACAACCCCAGGCACCGTTCACGCCGAATTTCGATGCCTACAAGGCCGACTTCTTTACACCGTTGCCCCATTCGACTCAACCGCTTTCCAACACAAACATTTTGGAGAGTGATATAGGTATTACCCACGGAATGTCCAGCCAATTGAATAATATGTCCTTCACTCCTACAATATCTGCACAGTCAATGACCGGTGGGATATCGGAATCTCCAATTATAATGCCACCGCCACTGGGAGACCCTGAAGTGACCAAGTTAAATTTCCCAAGTATATATCCACCACCACATTCTATCCTACAGTATCACTTATACGCACCAGAGGCTCCACCACAATTGAAACTACCTTTGAAACCAAACGAAAGAAAACCAGAAGATCTTTTCATCCCAAACGATTTGCGCGAAGATTTGGTGAAGAGAAATTTGGCGTCTTTGCAAATATTCCCAGCGGGGGGGTCGTTACCGGTGATAGTCCAGGATTATTTTGGACTTGTACCACTAGACTTCCACGAAAAGAAAGGGGAGACAGATAGATACAGTGGCCACGTAAACTCCCTGTTTAAAGTTTTCTCCAACGTTGATGGGAAATTATACGTTCTACGCAGAATTCATGACATCAGTATCAGTGATCCAAGCACTATCACGAAAACGTTCCAAAACTGGTCTAAGCTACAATCCTCCAATGTAGTGCAGCTGAGGGACCTCTTTACTACGACAAAATTTGGAGACACTTCCTTGTGCCTCGTTTACGACTACTACCCAAACGCGGTCTCGCTATACGAAACACACTTCATTCGATTCCCTTTTTTGCCAATTACTCAGGATTACCTATGGTCGTACCTTGTACAATTGATAAGTGCAATGAAGTCTGCACATGAAGTGGGTCTGGTGCTGAACAAATGCTTGAATTGGGAGAAAGTTATTGTCACTGGGAATCCGGGAATGATTAAAGTGTCCGGTGTGGGGGCTTCTGATGTGGCCAATCACGAGAACCATGAGGACATGCATACAGAACGAAACAAGGACTTTGAACAACTGGGAAACCTACTAATTCGCCTCTCTTCATGCATAAACAACGGTACCGAAGGTAACCTGCAGACAATAGATTCGTTGCCCGTTGAtgacaaattcaaaaaagtaTTGACATATTTGAAGGATACCGCAAaccaaaataaaaatatttcTGACTTGAGCAGTCTTTTCATCGACAAGATATTTACTGTTTTTGACTCTATGAAAACATACGCAGAGTATACGGAAAAAATCCTGGCAAGGGAGCTGGAAAATGCCCGACTGTTCAGACTAATGTGTAAAATGAATTGCATATTTGGTAGAACCGAATCGAGAATAGATATCAATTGGTCAGAATCAGGTGAAAAATTCCCTATTATTCTATTTTACGATTTTGTATTCCATCAAATGGATGAAAGTGGCAAAGCTATCGTAGACCTCACCCATATTCTAAGATGCTTAAACAAACTGGATGCTGGGGCTCAAGAAAAGATAATGTTAGCCACATCGGATAACATGAACTGCATCATTATAAGCTACAAAGAACTGAAAGACTTAATAGACTCGACTTTCAGATCCATGACCTAG